The following coding sequences lie in one Mesorhizobium sp. DCY119 genomic window:
- a CDS encoding aa3-type cytochrome c oxidase subunit IV encodes MADHTPTGPLEMGAEMDYREHERTYSGFLTLAKYGSLAVAALLIAMAFGFFTSAGFFSATVLFLIVCAVGGFLLR; translated from the coding sequence ATGGCAGACCATACGCCGACCGGCCCGCTCGAGATGGGCGCCGAGATGGACTACAGAGAGCACGAGCGCACCTATTCCGGGTTCCTGACGCTCGCCAAATATGGCTCGCTTGCAGTCGCGGCTCTCCTCATCGCCATGGCCTTCGGCTTCTTCACCAGCGCCGGCTTCTTCTCGGCGACGGTGTTGTTCCTGATTGTCTGCGCTGTCGGCGGATTTCTTCTCCGCTAA
- a CDS encoding MFS transporter, with protein sequence MSVASNRVDWHALWASGDLARFCFICLGILLHATNETMVATIMPAMVGDLSGVQLVGWSLAIYEVGAIVAGAAAGRLVSYVPLRTNMVVAALLYSTGALLCATASSMPWFLTGRLIEGFGGGALVSLAFVSVERLFPRKIWPQLFGVMSAIWGVAAFSGPLLGALIAQALSWRWAFGVFFLGGIAMALACFAVLRSPEATRRKAGLGALPPFPFLALSALAASVILIALAGVKIEVLRSSLLLVLGIAALGLFFVLDAKKPLSRLFPSRPFDWRSPVGNGMIMIAAFSVATISFSVYGPLLLTNLHGISLLTTGYIIAAESIAWSVLSILVANAPPHRERLIIVTGACMITAGIAGFAYAIPNGSIPLVLLCALLQGGGFGIAWPFVTRVIVAAADPAESTVASSAVPTMQRIGYAVGAAISGIIANASGFSHGLSGATAHSVAVWLYLGFVPLGIVGCIAAFRIAGKAGVTPSVAA encoded by the coding sequence ATGAGCGTGGCATCAAACCGCGTCGACTGGCATGCCCTGTGGGCAAGCGGCGATCTCGCCCGCTTCTGCTTCATCTGCCTCGGCATCCTCCTTCACGCCACCAACGAAACCATGGTGGCCACCATCATGCCGGCCATGGTCGGCGATCTTTCCGGCGTCCAGCTGGTCGGCTGGTCGCTCGCCATCTACGAGGTCGGCGCAATCGTCGCCGGTGCCGCCGCCGGCAGGCTGGTCAGCTATGTGCCGCTGCGCACAAACATGGTGGTTGCGGCCCTGCTCTATTCCACGGGCGCGCTGCTCTGCGCCACCGCTTCCTCCATGCCGTGGTTCCTCACCGGGCGCCTGATCGAGGGTTTCGGCGGCGGTGCGCTGGTGTCGCTCGCCTTCGTTTCGGTGGAACGCCTTTTCCCGCGCAAGATCTGGCCGCAGCTCTTCGGCGTCATGTCGGCCATCTGGGGCGTGGCAGCCTTCAGCGGACCGTTGCTCGGCGCGCTGATTGCGCAGGCTTTGTCATGGCGCTGGGCATTCGGCGTGTTCTTCCTCGGCGGCATCGCCATGGCGCTGGCCTGTTTCGCCGTGCTGCGCAGCCCGGAAGCGACGCGGCGCAAGGCGGGACTAGGCGCCTTGCCACCTTTCCCCTTCCTGGCGCTCAGTGCGCTGGCAGCAAGCGTCATCCTGATAGCGCTGGCGGGCGTGAAGATCGAGGTGCTGCGCTCGTCGCTGCTGCTCGTCCTCGGCATTGCAGCGCTTGGCCTGTTCTTCGTGCTGGATGCGAAAAAACCCCTGTCGCGGCTGTTTCCGTCGCGCCCCTTCGACTGGCGCTCACCGGTCGGCAACGGCATGATCATGATTGCCGCCTTCTCGGTGGCGACGATTTCTTTCTCCGTCTACGGTCCGCTGCTGCTCACCAACCTGCACGGCATCTCGCTGCTGACCACAGGCTACATCATCGCCGCCGAATCCATCGCCTGGTCGGTCCTGTCGATCCTCGTCGCCAATGCGCCACCACACCGCGAAAGGCTGATCATCGTCACCGGCGCCTGCATGATCACCGCCGGCATCGCAGGCTTCGCCTACGCAATTCCCAACGGCTCGATCCCGCTGGTGCTGTTGTGCGCACTTTTGCAGGGCGGTGGCTTCGGCATCGCCTGGCCCTTCGTCACCCGGGTCATCGTTGCGGCCGCCGACCCTGCCGAAAGCACGGTCGCGTCATCCGCCGTACCGACCATGCAGCGCATCGGCTACGCCGTCGGTGCGGCGATCAGCGGCATCATCGCCAATGCCAGCGGCTTCTCGCACGGCTTGAGCGGTGCGACCGCCCACAGCGTGGCGGTATGGCTGTACCTGGGCTTCGTTCCGCTCGGCATCGTCGGCTGCATCGCCGCCTTCCGCATAGCAGGCAAGGCCGGAGTTACTCCAAGCGTGGCTGCCTGA
- a CDS encoding NAD(P)(+) transhydrogenase (Re/Si-specific) subunit beta yields the protein MNANFASFLYLVSGILFILALRGLSHPTTSRQGNTYGMIGMGIAIVTTLALATPSIGGLGLIVVGLAIGGGIGAITARRIAMTSMPQLVAAFHSLVGMAAVMVAAAAMYAPESFGIGTVGAIHGQALVEMSLGVAIGAITFTGSVIAFLKLDGRMSGKPIMLPGRHFINAALGIALVVLIILLVTTQSYTLFWLIVIASLVLGVLLIVPIGGADMPVVVSMLNSYSGWAAAALGFTLGNLALIITGALVGSSGAILSYIMCKGMNRSFISVILGGFGGETASAGADDGIERTVKQGSADDAAYLMMNAQKVIIVPGYGMAVAQAQHAVREMADMLKAAGVEVKYAIHPVAGRMPGHMNVLLAEANVPYDEVFELEDINSEFAQADVAYVIGANDVTNPSARDDKSSPIYGMPILDVDKARTCLFVKRSLGSGYAGIDNTLFYKDGTMMLLGDAKKMTEEIVKAMDH from the coding sequence GTGAACGCCAACTTCGCTTCCTTCCTCTACCTCGTCTCCGGCATCCTGTTCATCCTGGCGCTGCGCGGCCTGTCGCATCCGACGACCAGCCGCCAGGGCAACACCTACGGCATGATCGGCATGGGCATCGCCATCGTCACGACGCTGGCGCTCGCCACGCCGTCGATCGGCGGGCTCGGCCTGATCGTCGTTGGCCTCGCCATCGGCGGCGGCATCGGTGCGATCACCGCGCGCCGCATCGCCATGACCTCGATGCCGCAGCTTGTCGCCGCCTTCCACTCGCTCGTCGGCATGGCCGCCGTCATGGTCGCTGCTGCGGCCATGTATGCGCCGGAAAGTTTTGGCATCGGCACGGTCGGGGCCATTCACGGCCAGGCGCTGGTCGAAATGAGCCTGGGTGTCGCCATCGGCGCCATCACATTCACCGGCTCGGTCATAGCCTTCCTCAAGCTTGACGGACGCATGTCGGGCAAGCCGATCATGCTGCCCGGCCGCCACTTCATCAATGCCGCCCTCGGCATTGCGCTGGTGGTGCTGATCATCCTTCTCGTGACGACGCAGAGCTACACGCTGTTCTGGCTGATCGTCATTGCCTCGCTGGTGCTCGGCGTGCTGCTGATCGTGCCGATCGGCGGCGCCGACATGCCGGTGGTCGTCTCCATGCTCAACTCCTATTCGGGTTGGGCAGCGGCCGCACTGGGCTTCACCCTCGGCAATCTGGCGCTGATCATCACCGGCGCGCTGGTCGGCTCGTCTGGTGCGATCCTGTCCTACATCATGTGCAAGGGCATGAACCGCTCCTTCATCTCGGTCATTCTCGGCGGCTTCGGCGGCGAGACGGCGTCAGCGGGTGCCGACGACGGCATCGAGCGCACGGTCAAGCAGGGCTCGGCGGACGATGCCGCCTACCTCATGATGAACGCGCAGAAGGTCATCATCGTGCCGGGCTACGGCATGGCGGTGGCGCAGGCGCAGCACGCGGTGCGCGAAATGGCCGACATGCTGAAGGCTGCCGGCGTCGAAGTGAAATACGCCATCCATCCTGTCGCCGGACGTATGCCCGGCCACATGAACGTGCTGCTGGCGGAAGCCAACGTGCCCTACGACGAGGTCTTCGAACTCGAAGACATCAACTCCGAGTTCGCGCAGGCCGACGTCGCCTACGTCATCGGCGCCAACGACGTCACCAACCCGTCGGCGCGCGACGACAAGTCGTCGCCGATCTACGGCATGCCGATCCTCGACGTCGACAAGGCCCGCACCTGCCTGTTCGTCAAGCGCTCGCTCGGCTCCGGCTACGCCGGCATCGACAACACGCTGTTCTACAAGGACGGCACCATGATGCTGCTCGGCGACGCAAAGAAAATGACCGAGGAAATCGTCAAGGCAATGGATCACTGA
- a CDS encoding Re/Si-specific NAD(P)(+) transhydrogenase subunit alpha codes for MAQTIFVPKEVDLNEPRVAASPDTVKRLAALGFDVVVETGAGLASRIIDAEFTAAGAKIGKTADAAKADVVLKVRRPSDAELKGYKSGAAVLAIMDPYGNDAAVAALAKAGVTAFSMEFMPRITRAQSMDVLSSQANLAGYQAVIDGAAEYDRALPMMMTAAGTVPAAKIFVMGVGVAGLQAIATARRLGGIVTATDVRPAAKEQVASLGAKFLAVEDEEFKAAETAGGYAKEMSKEYQAKQAALTAEHIAKQDIVITTALIPGRPAPKLVSAAMVASMKAGSVIVDLAVERGGNVEGAVPGKVVTTANGVKIVGHLNVPGRVAASASLLYAKNLFAFLETMIDKGTKQLAINREDDLVKATMLTDGGKVVHPNFANAAPAPAEPAAKATRTAEAKSEAAPKKAAAKKPAAKKPATVKPIVPGKNRGDA; via the coding sequence GTGGCGCAGACGATCTTTGTCCCCAAGGAAGTTGACTTGAATGAGCCGCGCGTTGCGGCGTCTCCCGATACGGTGAAACGGCTTGCCGCGCTCGGTTTCGACGTGGTTGTCGAAACCGGTGCCGGACTTGCCTCGCGCATCATCGATGCGGAATTCACCGCTGCCGGTGCCAAGATCGGCAAGACTGCCGATGCGGCCAAGGCCGATGTGGTGCTGAAGGTGCGCCGGCCGAGTGATGCCGAGCTGAAAGGCTATAAATCCGGCGCTGCGGTGCTGGCCATCATGGACCCCTATGGCAATGACGCTGCGGTGGCAGCCCTTGCCAAGGCAGGCGTCACGGCGTTTTCCATGGAATTCATGCCGCGCATCACCCGCGCCCAGTCGATGGACGTCTTGTCCTCGCAGGCCAACCTCGCCGGCTATCAGGCCGTCATCGACGGTGCCGCCGAATATGACCGGGCGCTGCCGATGATGATGACGGCGGCAGGCACCGTGCCGGCGGCAAAGATCTTCGTCATGGGTGTCGGCGTTGCCGGTCTCCAGGCGATTGCCACCGCGCGCCGCCTCGGCGGTATCGTGACCGCGACCGACGTGCGCCCTGCCGCCAAGGAGCAGGTCGCTTCGCTCGGCGCAAAGTTCCTCGCCGTCGAGGACGAGGAATTCAAGGCAGCCGAAACCGCCGGCGGCTACGCCAAGGAAATGTCCAAGGAATACCAGGCCAAGCAGGCGGCGCTCACCGCCGAGCACATTGCCAAGCAGGACATCGTCATCACCACCGCGCTCATCCCGGGCCGTCCGGCACCGAAGCTGGTGTCTGCGGCCATGGTCGCCTCGATGAAGGCCGGCTCGGTCATCGTCGACCTGGCGGTCGAGCGCGGCGGCAATGTCGAGGGCGCTGTGCCCGGCAAGGTCGTGACGACGGCGAACGGCGTCAAGATCGTCGGCCATCTCAATGTGCCGGGCCGGGTCGCGGCATCCGCCTCGCTGCTTTATGCCAAGAACCTTTTTGCCTTCCTCGAAACGATGATCGACAAGGGCACCAAGCAGCTTGCGATCAACCGCGAGGACGATCTGGTCAAGGCGACGATGCTGACCGACGGTGGAAAGGTCGTTCATCCCAATTTCGCCAATGCTGCACCGGCTCCAGCCGAGCCGGCAGCGAAGGCAACCAGGACTGCCGAGGCAAAGTCTGAGGCCGCGCCGAAGAAGGCCGCTGCCAAGAAGCCTGCGGCGAAGAAACCGGCAACAGTCAAACCGATCGTGCCCGGCAAAAACAGGGGGGATGCGTGA
- a CDS encoding NAD(P) transhydrogenase subunit alpha, translating to MDKTALQQALDQLDQAVAAVRLGVQDLANAPAAADAAGGVAHAVSGGAIDPFVFRFAIFVLAIFVGYYVVWSVTPALHTPLMAVTNAISSVIVVGALLAVGISAAGLATGFGFVALVLASVNIFGGFLVTQRMLAMYKKKDK from the coding sequence ATGGACAAGACCGCTCTTCAACAGGCGCTCGACCAGCTCGACCAGGCCGTGGCCGCTGTGCGGCTCGGCGTGCAGGATCTGGCCAATGCGCCGGCAGCCGCTGACGCCGCCGGTGGTGTTGCTCATGCCGTCTCTGGCGGTGCGATCGATCCCTTCGTCTTCCGCTTTGCCATCTTCGTGCTGGCGATCTTCGTCGGCTACTACGTGGTGTGGTCGGTGACGCCGGCGCTGCACACGCCGCTGATGGCCGTCACCAACGCCATCTCCTCGGTCATCGTCGTCGGCGCGCTTCTGGCCGTCGGCATCTCGGCAGCGGGCCTTGCGACGGGCTTCGGCTTCGTCGCCCTGGTGCTCGCATCGGTCAACATCTTCGGCGGCTTCCTCGTCACCCAGCGCATGCTGGCCATGTACAAGAAGAAGGACAAGTGA
- a CDS encoding alpha/beta hydrolase: MMIPTERFDWNGTSIAWGSIGSGPPLVLVHGTPFSSHVWHRVAPELSRSHTVYFYDLPGYGSSGKFEGQDVSLGIQNDTLAAMLDFWQLDRPDVIAHDFGGATVLRAHLLNGCDYRRLLLIDPVAIRPWGSPFVQHVRLNEAAFAGVPDYIQLAILKAYISGAVSRTLSDAELEPYVAPWTGETGKPAFYRQIAQMDQRFTDAVQDRYGEIRCKVALLWGEEDQWIPLECGRELATMLPNCAFTPVPRSGHLMQEDAPEVIVAAALRLFTN; encoded by the coding sequence ATGATGATCCCCACCGAACGCTTCGACTGGAACGGCACAAGCATCGCCTGGGGCTCGATCGGCAGCGGCCCGCCGCTCGTGCTCGTCCATGGCACGCCCTTCTCCTCCCATGTCTGGCATCGCGTTGCGCCGGAGCTTTCGCGCAGCCACACGGTCTATTTCTACGATCTCCCCGGCTACGGCTCGTCGGGGAAATTCGAAGGCCAGGATGTCTCGCTCGGCATCCAGAACGACACGCTGGCGGCAATGCTGGACTTCTGGCAACTGGACCGTCCGGACGTCATCGCCCATGATTTCGGCGGTGCAACAGTGTTGCGGGCGCATCTGCTCAACGGCTGCGATTATCGGCGGCTGCTGCTGATCGATCCCGTCGCCATCCGCCCCTGGGGCTCGCCCTTCGTCCAGCATGTGAGGCTCAACGAGGCAGCTTTCGCCGGCGTCCCGGACTATATCCAGCTCGCCATCCTGAAAGCCTATATCTCCGGCGCGGTTTCGCGAACGCTTTCCGATGCGGAGCTCGAGCCATACGTCGCGCCATGGACCGGTGAGACCGGCAAGCCCGCCTTCTACCGCCAGATCGCGCAGATGGACCAGCGCTTCACCGACGCGGTGCAGGACCGCTATGGCGAGATTCGCTGCAAGGTGGCCCTGCTGTGGGGCGAGGAAGACCAGTGGATTCCACTGGAGTGCGGGCGTGAACTCGCCACCATGCTTCCGAACTGCGCATTCACGCCCGTTCCACGATCCGGCCACCTGATGCAGGAGGATGCGCCGGAGGTCATCGTGGCGGCTGCCTTGCGCTTGTTCACGAACTGA
- a CDS encoding ABC transporter ATP-binding protein has protein sequence MTNTAPQSEPAIPILSVNNIEVIYDHVILVLKGVSLTVPKGGITALLGANGAGKTTTLKAISNLLHAERGEVTKGTIVFEGDEIQSLSPNQLVRRGCIQVMEGRHCFGHLSVEDNLMTGAFTRRDGAAAIRADLDLVYEYFPRLKVRRTSQAGYTSGGEQQMTAIGRALMSKPKMILLDEPSMGLAPQLVEEIFEIVKKLNEEQGVSFLLAEQNTNIALRYAKYGYILESGRIVLDGEAQALRENEDVKEFYLGVAGEGRKSFKDVKHYKRRKRWLA, from the coding sequence ATGACCAACACCGCACCACAGTCCGAACCAGCCATCCCGATCCTCTCGGTCAACAACATCGAGGTGATCTACGACCACGTCATACTGGTGCTGAAGGGCGTTTCGCTGACCGTGCCGAAGGGCGGCATCACGGCACTTCTCGGTGCCAACGGGGCCGGCAAGACGACGACGCTGAAGGCGATTTCCAACCTGCTCCACGCCGAGCGCGGTGAGGTGACCAAGGGCACGATCGTCTTCGAAGGCGACGAGATCCAGTCGCTGTCGCCCAACCAGCTTGTTCGGCGCGGCTGCATTCAGGTCATGGAGGGGCGGCACTGCTTTGGCCATCTGTCGGTCGAGGATAATCTGATGACCGGCGCCTTCACCCGGCGTGACGGGGCCGCCGCCATCCGCGCCGATCTCGATCTCGTCTACGAGTATTTCCCGCGGCTGAAAGTGCGTCGCACCAGCCAGGCCGGCTACACCTCGGGCGGCGAGCAGCAGATGACGGCAATCGGCCGCGCCCTGATGTCGAAGCCGAAGATGATCCTGCTCGACGAGCCGTCGATGGGGCTCGCGCCGCAACTGGTCGAGGAAATCTTCGAGATCGTGAAGAAGCTCAACGAGGAGCAGGGCGTCTCCTTTCTGCTTGCGGAGCAAAACACCAACATCGCGCTGCGCTATGCCAAATACGGCTACATCCTCGAATCCGGCCGCATCGTGCTCGACGGCGAGGCCCAGGCGCTGCGCGAGAACGAGGACGTCAAGGAGTTCTATCTCGGCGTCGCCGGAGAAGGCCGCAAATCGTTCAAGGACGTGAAGCATTATAAGCGCCGCAAGCGCTGGTTAGCCTAA
- a CDS encoding metalloregulator ArsR/SmtB family transcription factor: MRQTSPSEDRILRRIKFHGEQTTGAIAEHLDITTPGARKHLTALLDAGLVAFEDRGGKVGRPERYWLLTAEAQKLFPDSHAVLTVEMLDSVRTLFGEDGLDRLIGDRERQMLRRYDAALAGLEGLAERVAKLADIRSQEGYLADAAPLPGGAWLLAENHCPICAAASICQGFCRSELALFRQVLGDDVSVERTDYILAGARRCAYRISPASETTK, from the coding sequence GTGCGGCAAACAAGTCCCAGCGAAGACCGCATCCTGCGGCGGATCAAGTTTCACGGCGAACAGACGACCGGCGCGATCGCCGAACATCTCGACATCACCACGCCCGGCGCGCGCAAGCATCTCACCGCGCTCCTCGATGCCGGTCTCGTTGCCTTCGAAGATCGCGGCGGCAAGGTCGGCCGGCCGGAACGTTACTGGCTGCTCACGGCAGAAGCGCAAAAGCTGTTTCCCGACAGCCATGCCGTGCTGACCGTCGAGATGCTGGATTCCGTGCGTACGCTTTTCGGCGAAGACGGTCTCGACCGGCTGATCGGCGACCGCGAGCGGCAGATGCTGCGGCGCTACGATGCTGCTCTTGCCGGGCTGGAGGGGCTTGCCGAGCGCGTTGCCAAGCTTGCCGACATCAGGAGCCAGGAAGGCTATCTCGCCGATGCAGCCCCCCTGCCCGGCGGCGCATGGCTGCTTGCCGAGAACCATTGCCCGATCTGCGCTGCCGCAAGCATCTGCCAGGGCTTCTGCCGCTCGGAACTGGCGCTGTTCCGGCAGGTGCTCGGCGACGACGTCAGCGTCGAGCGCACCGACTATATTCTGGCCGGCGCGCGACGCTGCGCCTACCGCATATCCCCAGCATCGGAGACAACAAAATGA
- a CDS encoding ABC transporter substrate-binding protein: MKTLMRKSALLPAVFALAAALGASSALAEDALNVTNLSYRTGPFAATGTPVMNGQRDYMMMLNERDGGVNGVKIAYDECETGYNTEKGAECYEKTKASSIVTQPWSTGITLQVLPKSNVDKIPILAPGYGFSPMAEGKTFKWAFNPPTSYWDGASMILKNISDGKLDSLKGKKIVLLHLDAPYGKEPIPLLQAYAEKYGFTLLPIPVGLKEMQNQSAQWLQIRRERPDFVVMWGWGAMNAGAMTEAAKTKFPMDKFVGIWWSGSDADLRTIGEAGKGYRSLSWSFPESNSKVMKDIKQLVVDAGHSLSAPGESETVFYQRGIVISMFVVEAIKAAQAHFDTKMVTPEQLRWGFENLKLDEAHLEKIGMTGMVPPFETSCANHSGHSGGWMLQWDGAKFVKSSDLLKADADMIEPLAQAEAKKYAEANAPWPLNDECKM; encoded by the coding sequence ATGAAGACACTTATGAGGAAATCCGCCTTGCTTCCGGCGGTCTTCGCTCTTGCGGCGGCGCTTGGTGCGTCTTCCGCTTTGGCCGAGGACGCCCTGAATGTCACCAACCTGTCCTACAGAACGGGTCCGTTCGCGGCCACCGGCACGCCGGTGATGAACGGCCAGCGCGACTACATGATGATGCTCAACGAGCGCGACGGTGGCGTTAACGGCGTCAAGATCGCCTATGACGAGTGCGAGACCGGCTACAACACCGAAAAGGGCGCCGAATGCTACGAGAAGACCAAGGCGTCCAGCATCGTGACGCAGCCTTGGTCGACCGGCATCACGCTCCAGGTGCTGCCGAAGTCCAATGTCGACAAGATCCCGATCCTGGCGCCGGGCTACGGCTTCTCGCCGATGGCTGAGGGCAAGACCTTCAAATGGGCCTTCAATCCGCCGACTTCCTATTGGGACGGTGCTTCGATGATCCTGAAGAACATTTCCGACGGCAAGCTCGATAGCCTCAAGGGCAAGAAGATCGTGCTGCTGCATCTCGATGCGCCCTATGGCAAGGAGCCGATCCCGCTGCTGCAGGCCTATGCCGAAAAATACGGCTTCACGCTGCTGCCCATTCCAGTGGGCTTGAAGGAGATGCAGAACCAGTCGGCGCAGTGGCTGCAAATCCGCCGCGAGCGTCCGGACTTCGTCGTCATGTGGGGCTGGGGCGCGATGAATGCCGGCGCCATGACCGAAGCGGCCAAGACCAAGTTTCCGATGGACAAGTTCGTCGGCATCTGGTGGTCGGGCAGCGATGCCGACCTTCGCACCATCGGCGAGGCGGGCAAGGGCTATCGCTCGCTGTCATGGAGCTTCCCGGAATCCAATTCCAAGGTGATGAAGGACATCAAGCAGCTCGTCGTCGATGCCGGCCATTCGCTGAGCGCGCCGGGCGAGAGCGAAACGGTGTTCTACCAGCGCGGCATCGTCATCTCGATGTTCGTGGTCGAGGCGATCAAGGCCGCACAGGCGCATTTCGACACCAAGATGGTGACGCCCGAGCAGCTGCGCTGGGGTTTTGAGAACCTGAAGCTGGATGAAGCGCATCTGGAAAAGATCGGCATGACCGGGATGGTTCCGCCGTTCGAAACCTCCTGTGCCAACCATTCCGGCCATTCGGGCGGCTGGATGCTGCAGTGGGACGGGGCGAAGTTCGTCAAGTCTTCCGATCTGCTCAAGGCCGATGCCGACATGATCGAGCCGCTGGCCCAGGCCGAAGCGAAGAAATACGCCGAGGCCAATGCGCCGTGGCCGCTGAACGACGAGTGCAAGATGTAG
- a CDS encoding branched-chain amino acid ABC transporter permease, whose protein sequence is MLYRTVGQFKTSYHADHALFPVKQDAWLLGFILLIAFVILPATANEFVFNALLIPVLVYALAALGLNILTGYAGQLSLGTGAFMGVGAYACYKLVTIFPELNIVVAIALSGFFSAAVGVAFGLPSLRIKGFYLAIATLAAQFFLVWLFEKWAWLYNYNSSGAIQVPNIDMFGVTVAGPNARAIVQYYFVLCVVCLITWFAINITRGRIGRIWKSVRDMDIAAELVGINLMKAKLSAFAVSSYIVGVAGALFVFLWRGAAEPVLFDIPLSFRVLFIVIIGGMGSILGNYLGAVLIVALPVIISFVPGALGLPVSSAMVEHLNTMIVGAAIIGFLILEPHGLARLWAIIREKLVIWPFPH, encoded by the coding sequence ATGCTCTACCGCACCGTTGGCCAGTTCAAAACCTCCTATCATGCAGACCATGCGCTGTTTCCGGTGAAGCAGGATGCGTGGCTGCTGGGCTTTATCCTGCTCATCGCCTTCGTCATTCTGCCGGCAACCGCCAATGAGTTCGTCTTCAACGCGCTGCTGATTCCGGTGTTGGTCTATGCGCTGGCAGCACTCGGCCTCAACATCCTCACCGGCTATGCCGGCCAGTTGTCGCTCGGCACCGGCGCTTTCATGGGGGTGGGGGCCTATGCCTGCTACAAGCTGGTCACGATCTTTCCCGAATTGAACATCGTCGTGGCGATCGCGCTGTCGGGGTTCTTCTCGGCCGCGGTCGGCGTTGCCTTCGGCCTGCCGTCGCTGCGCATCAAGGGTTTTTACCTGGCCATCGCAACACTTGCCGCCCAGTTCTTCCTCGTCTGGCTGTTTGAGAAATGGGCATGGCTTTACAACTACAATTCGTCGGGCGCGATCCAGGTGCCGAATATCGACATGTTCGGCGTGACGGTGGCCGGGCCGAACGCCAGGGCGATCGTGCAATATTACTTCGTGCTGTGCGTGGTCTGCCTGATCACATGGTTTGCCATCAACATCACGCGCGGGCGCATCGGCCGCATCTGGAAGTCGGTGCGCGACATGGATATCGCCGCCGAACTCGTCGGCATCAACCTGATGAAGGCCAAGCTCTCGGCCTTCGCCGTCTCGTCCTACATCGTCGGCGTTGCGGGAGCGCTGTTCGTGTTCCTGTGGCGGGGTGCGGCCGAGCCGGTGCTGTTCGACATTCCTTTGTCTTTCCGGGTGCTGTTCATCGTCATCATCGGCGGCATGGGCTCGATCCTCGGCAATTATCTCGGCGCGGTGCTGATCGTGGCGCTGCCGGTGATCATTTCGTTCGTGCCGGGCGCACTTGGCCTGCCGGTCAGTTCGGCGATGGTCGAGCATCTCAACACCATGATCGTGGGTGCGGCCATCATCGGCTTCCTGATCCTCGAGCCGCATGGCCTGGCAAGGCTGTGGGCGATCATAAGGGAGAAGCTGGTCATCTGGCCCTTCCCGCATTGA